The Epinephelus lanceolatus isolate andai-2023 chromosome 13, ASM4190304v1, whole genome shotgun sequence genomic interval AAAATAAATACGAAGCCCTACGGTTTCTTATAGATTATCTAAAATATCAGCATCTTCTCTTGATTTTAAAGCGTGATACCCTATCGATGACAAAGGTGGCAGGTAGAGTGAAACACAATAACTTCAGATAGACTTACAGGTCTAAGTCTAGTTATACTTAATCTATTGGATCTTAGCCgacatgttttctttacagCGGCGTCCTGTTTGTTATCGCTAAGAAGCTGTTAAAAGTGACGATCTAGCCTGAGTAGCAAATCTGAAGATCGCTATGTGAAAAAGCTGCTCGGTTAGGACTGTTTGATAGTGTAAGCATGGTTAAAAAGACTAGTCACCACTGTGGTTCACCTCTCTGACGtgggttaaagggacagttcaccccaaaatcgtCTTAGCTGTcatgctatttatcagtctatgttaggtgtgagttgctgagtatTGTCTTCCCCCTCGCCTTACaatggaagtagatggcactcgacttgtggtgctcaaaacgcTAAAAAagtacatctgaaaaactcaacagcagtgtctccttccagaaatcatgacccgctaacttaagataatccagactttcttgtgagcagtttcatgtaggaactactttctttcttcCAAACtccacctgccaactgtatcactgcacagaaggaagcgtgcatctactcatggacgagtaATGCAAAAATTAATgctgtcctcctcggctgagctgcaacattagctagctcagtggtgctaggtgagctagcataGATACACGCTTCCCTTCAGCAGGACAGCATTAGTTTTTGCAtttctcatccatgagtagatgcacacttccttctgcgcagtgatacagttggcaggtggagtttggtagaaagaaagtagttcctacatgaaactgctcacaagaaagtctgtggattatcttaaattagcgggtcatgatttctggaaggagacactgctgttgagtttttcaaacttcctgttttggcactttgagtgccacaagccgagtgccatctagttccattatattcgagagaaggcatacatctctacagctgatatctccaaaacTCGGTGACGTGCAACAAAAGAATCTAGtttaataaacagcactacaggttagtggaaaaataaaaataaaaataattttggggtgaactgtccctttgagATTACCTAGTGCTgaaaatgcagttaaaataaCCTTAccagcaaattaaaacaaagagCTTGACGTGGTGAGTCCGATTTTTGACGCTTGTACTTCAGTTTGAGATGTCGGGCACAGACCGGATTTTATTTCCTGCAATCGGTAACAGATATCCTGAACTACTGTAACTGTACAACAGTTTATTGGCACTGAGCCCTCCAGCTGAGCcactcctctcacacacacataaagcaaCGTGTGAATTCCTTTGAATATTAAAAACCCATTCAGTCACACTGAATACCTTTACCAACAACTGAGAACATTTTTGCTTTGAACGCTTCCCCGCTGACCAGATCTgattgaaacacacacagaagactGTTGGAAGTGCTAAGGCAGCTCACATGCAGGCTTTTCACTATTACTAGTAACCTATCATGTATTTTACATTGAAGTTGTTACAAATATGGCTGCGATCAAAGAAACTGCTTCTATGTTTGTTTGTGGGCTATGATGTTGACAAAGGGCGTTCAAGGCAAAGCAGCAGTGTCCCTTTTGTTGCTATACGCTGTATGTTTACATATATTTGGCTTTTATTCGTCGTATAGACTCAGGCGAAGCTACTGGAGCTCAGacactgaaacttctccctcaGAGACTGGACGATTTTGGGTTGGCTCTGCTGCGGCTCGCTCCACAGGTACTTTTCCAGTTCTTCGCGGTTCAGGGACCTCAGCGGGTCGCATGAGCGCACCGGTGTGCACGGCAGACTCTGGGAGTGGGCGAGACCCCGGCTCTGATTGGAAAGGGCCGCTGAGCTGCCGTTTCGCTGCGCCAACCTGTCCTGCTCCTGCTCGCTCTCGTCCTCTGAGCGGATCTCGACATAGTCATCATCGTCCTCCCCATCGTCCTTAAAGTTAGCCAGGTAGTTCTGGGTGGCGGTGAGTATGCTCAGTGCAGAAGCCCGGTTCAGGACCACCACCTGTTGACCGTCGTGCAAAGTGAGGTCTGACTGTCCCTGGGTAGAGCGCTCTGGGAGGCTGCTCTGCCGACCAGCGTGGCCCAGACTGGGGCCATGGAGTCTGTCTGTGGATCGATCCACAGTGGGTCCGTTACATTTGAGTCCAGACTGGTTCTTCTCCTGCTGCTGGCTGCCCAGAGAGCCGAGCGACTGACAGTGACCGGATGGGGAAGACTTTGAGGAGGAAGTCGACGGAGCGTTAAAGGAAGGATGTCTCTTAATGGAACTGTACACGTGCTCCTCTTTTTCGCTTGGCGCCGACATGCACGAGCTCCACCTCTGGGACGGCGGGGAGGTctgagagggaggggaggtctTGAGAGAGGGGATGGAGCAGGCGGAGGTGAGTCTGCGCTGTGGGGTGGAAGACGCTCGAGCATCGTTCAACTCGCTGGATGAGGAGACGAAGCTGGCCAGCTCTCCGTTGCTGTATGTGGAGTGGAGCCAGTCCTCCTCCAGGGAGGTCTCAGGCATGGACGGAGAAGACGGCAGCCCTGGATGGGAGTGATGTGGGCCAGCTGGAGCGGAAGGATCCCTAAACATCACCTGGTCATAGAGCTGGGAGTACTCCGCTATCCTCGCACCTGgagaggaaacacaaagaggatgTAAAGAAGGTGtgaatacatatttttataataaaCTATAAAGCAAGGaatctctgtctgtttgtctgtgtggcCTTTGAGTATCTCGCAAATGGTCATCTGATCTACTTTACACTCGCTGGGTGTATTGCTGGGGGCCAGAGGACATGCGTTGTGGAATTTAGTGCAATGGGCTTTGTGCAGCATTGGGGGCGGGGCTTCACCGTGTatttcaccagtgtttctgaCCATAGCTGCGACAGGTGTTTTTCAGGGGCAGATTTAGTGATTGGGGGGTCCAAGGCAAACGCCATCTTGCTTTTCTTTACACCCTTTCTCTAACTGGGAATGTTGGCATTGGCAGTGATAGAAGATGTATTCAAAAACCATAAGTaccacaaaataaaagtcctgcattcaaatttTTACTTTAGGTGAGGACTGAAAGAGAGGGATTATCAGCACATTGTACTTAAATGTACTGTCCAAGGTGGAGTTTTCAATTCTAATATAATGGTGGATaatttaatgaataataatgcatcatattttaaatgttatattttgtgaGTAAAATCTGAATTTGAAATGAACACAGTAAATAATTACTGCTGCTGACTTGATTTTTTAAGGGTTTGGGTGgtcatttgtcattatttttggaCACAATGAGTTAGAATAGCAACataattcaatattttttatatctAAACATCATAATAAATCTTTAGCTGTTTGGGGCCCAGGTGTATTTGATTGTGACGTTGCAACCAGAAACACTACAGTCCAAGCAATTGGCCATTTCCGAGCATACATGTTTTGAAGGGGCAATGCACAAGTAAATATAAAATTTGCACAAGACTTAAAAGCATGACGGTGTATGATTGCTTCTATTTCTAGTTGAGACGTGATGTAAAGCTTGATATGACCTTGCAAATGAATGACCCCAATTATACTactttccaccaacatggaacgGGTTATGTTAAAAATCCTGAACCTAATTTTGAAACATTTGGAGCGTTTCAACCAAAAAAAATATTGGTCTGGAACCTAAAAGGTTTGTTTCCTGGCTGGAACCAAAAATGGCAGTTTTTTTATGTTGACCTAAAGTGTGAACCGTGACAACATCAGTGAGCACGTCgtattctacaggttggaaaacaaataaatgaaattgcAGAACATAAGTTTGCAGGTAGGCTAATCAGTGCTATCCACCATCCATTAATGATGCATTCTTGATTACCAGAGCGGACCAAGTTCAAGAACTAGATCTCATTTGGTGAAAAAAGGGGGTATTAGTTCCTTGAAATGAGGTacagagattttacatttaagTTAAAGAGAGCGCTCTAATCACATTGGTACTCAGTATTGGCAGATGCCCTGagtttcagttttgggaaagCATTCAGATTGAGCGAGGTCAGTGCATTCTTAGTTGCCACTATCAACAACGCTAGAGTTAGAAACAATTGTTCTAAGAGCTACATGTTTGGTCTTACCTATGGCAGTTCCCccttgtttcttttcttccaagatggctgccaggTCTTTCTGCTTCTTCTCATTTCTGGCGCGACTACAAGCGTCTCCAGGGTCCATGCTCCTCATGCGCAGCAGCTGGTTGGCTTTCTTGATCTTCTGGCTGTACTGCCGCGCCATCAGGAACACGCGGTTCTTTGATTTATCCATCAGGTCCAAGTCCACAGATTCACCcagcaggagagaggaggaggccaGCGGCGAGTCCAGCCCTGCCAGCTCCCCCGAAAACAAGCTGTGGAGCTCCTTGAGGGGAATATCCCTCTGAGGGGTGCTTCGCTGAGGAAGCTCCACCAGGTCGTCGTCCTCTAGGCGGAAACTGCCGCTGCTGAGGCGAGCCAGTCTGTTACGGATGCTCTTCACGGTGCCGGGGAGGGGCTCTGGGGTGGCAGGAAGGGGGCGAGCTGCAGGACCAGGACTGTGGTTTTCTTCTGCACTGGCGCCTTCACTTTGAGGGTCTGGCAGTTGGATGACTGGGATGGTGAATGACGGTGTAGAGGTGACAGGTGGGGGTTTAGGCTGATGTGCTGGGGGACTCTTGGGTGGAGGGCTGGCTGCTTGAGGACTAATTACAGGGGGGCTCTTTGTAGGGCTGTTTTTAACTGAAGACGCCTTCTTAGGCGACTCAGTGGCACCAACAGGGAAGGCAGCAGGAAATCTATCAGCTTTCTTCTCATTGTTCTTGATGTAGTTCTCCAGATCGTTCCAGATCTCATCGACCTGCTCTGACATCTTATCCCCTTTCTGTGAGCGCTGGGAGAAAGTCTCAGAGGCAGACGAGGAGGAATAATCTGGCTCAGAGGAACATGGGACAGGGTGGGACGTGTCTGGTGCTTCGTCCTCTACAAAATGGAGACTTTCCTCGGATACAAACCCTCCGAGGCTTTCAGTTAGGTCCTGCTCAGAGGCCAGCAGACTGTCCCTCTCTTGTTGTAGTTTGTCGCCTTCATTCGTTCCTTTAGGCTCTGCTGATGGAGGCTCCCTGAAGCAGATGGTGTCATAGATGTTCTCCTCCACTATCTTGAGCTCACATGGCCCAAATGGCCTCCCCTCCTGTGTTGAGGACCGGTTGCTGTCTGAGGAAGTGTCTGGTTCAATCAGAGGCTCTGTGATCGCATGAACCTCTGGAGCATTTAGTACCCTTGCTGCTTGGGCCTGGGAACCCTGTGCATCTGCAGAAGTTTCTTTCCGGCTCTCCTCTGGGTCCCTTCTGACGAGGCCCATGCTCTTCAAGTCCTCATAACTGATGTTGTCATACACGTTTTCTATATCGTCTATCGTCAGCTGCTCAGCTGAGGATGATCCAGATATGTCGTTGCTGGAGGATTCAGTGTGGATCACTTCCAGGTTGCTGTGATCAGTCTGGTCGTCATCAGGACTCTGTCGGGCCTCCGTTGCCTTCTCCCCCGCGCTGCTCGCCCTCCGCAGGACTCTGCTCCCGTCAGGTGGAGGGTCAATCTGCACAGTGGGCACCTGTTCAACATGCCAGCTGCAGGGCCGAGCTGTCTTGGGCGATGAGGTGGCTTCAGTCCTCTCCGTGGGCGTCTCTGGTTCTGGCCCGCTCTGCTCTGTCGGGACAAACATCTGGTAGATGTCCTCGTCCTCGTCGTCGGGCTGCATGGTCCGCTGGCGGGTGGGGAACATGGCCCTGCGAGCGCGGTGGTCCGCCCAGATGTTCCTTACAGGATTCTCACTCTCTGTGATTACTACAGAGGGGATGGGGGTGTCTGGCGGCTCCTCTGTCACGTGAGGTGTCCTGAGAAGCGGTGGGTGGCGACTTCCATCCCTCACCAGGGATTCTCTGGCTTTCTGCAGGACAGGAAAGCAGACGTTGTTGTTTAACATGTCGTTAAGTCTATTTAGTCTAAAATCATCAAAGCATAAGCAGATTAAATTATCATGGTGAATTTGTGATTAATACCTGTAAGTCTGAGGAGCTCATGTTGAAGGTTTTCCACTGTTCTATACTGTCGACAGATGCCTGAGGGTTCAGCCTCTTCCTACTGCTTTTGCCGGGGACTCGCAGCCGCTTTCCGCCTCCCTGAATGCAGAGTTATCAGCATcaacaacatgtctgaagaGGTCATACTATATGTATGAGCATCACTCGTTGGGCAGCTTTAAACTCACCAGGCCACTGTCATCTTCGTCATCAGCATCTTGCTGATGAGGCTCCTCTTCTCTGTCACTGTGGTCAAAGTGATCGCCGGGGTCCAAGGACTCCTGCGATTGGTTGATGAGGCTGCGGCTGCGACCGATGGTGCCCAAAGCCAGCTGGGACATTGGCGAGAGCAGGGTGGCTCCCAGACTTATTCGCTGGAGAGGAGAAAGGTTTTTTCAAGAGTTTGATTAAACAACTTCAGAGACTGTGTGAGAACTCACGCACCTCAACTTAGAATTTATTTAGTTAACAAAAACTATGAATAAATATGTCAGCAACCTTTTTTTCCATGAGTAAGACTAGACGACGTCGAGACAGCACCTACGTCATTAAACACTAACTGTGATCATATCAACATGCAGTActgatgatgaaaaaaagtagTTAAAAAACTTTAAGTAAAATCTTGTTTTACTTTAGTTGCCCAAAAAAGGGCAACAAAATATTTTAGAGTGGTCAGCCGTGAAACTGAAGTAGGGCAAGTAATAATTCAACCTGCGTTTTTCAttagataataaaataaaatcttatgTGAAATAAGTTGGACTAAATCGACAAAATTTTTTTAGGCTAGGCTAGATTCACCTTCTTTGATgactaaaaaaattaaatggcaACAGTTGTCATTGATTAAAACTAGAAACCAGACTAAAAtagtgatgttttttgtttgttttttaaaaactaagAAGAAATTGAAATTGCTCAGACTTAAAACTGGACCAAAAAACAGGATGAGGTTGCCTAAATATGATAAAACTAACAAGGACATTTGACACAGGACTAAGACCAGgactaaattaaaaaataaaggcaaTAAATTAACACTACCTGAAACTGTTCATCATGTCTGGTTATGACTCACCTTTTCGCCGTCTGTGTTGGCAGCATTCTGCTTTGCATTCTTCAATAATTTTGATAGAGGTTCTGGAAAGTCAAAGAATTATTGATTAATTCTTGAAGTTCAGCCTTGCAAATTGTATAATtcaaaaaagatataaaatccTTTTGTAATCTTGTTACCTTTCCTGCGTCCTCTACGAGGAGTTGGACCCTCCTTGGTCTGAGGGGAATCCTTCTTGTCGCCATCAGGGCTGTAATGAAACCCGGGATGATCTGGAGAAATCATAGAAAAGATGccaaaaacataattataaaATGCATTAAATACGGTTGCTGTAGAAGAACATAAAATTAAACAGACtaaaaaatatgattttgttAAATTATACATATATAAGTAGACACTTACGCATTGCATCCATCTCCAAAATGGCTTGTTTGGCCTAGaattgaaataataaaatgaggGTGAGTTAAACAGGTTATGAGTGAACATAAAAGCTGACACTAGGTGGCGCCACATTACAGTCCTGTGAACTACTGTGCTCAAGTTTGGCACTCAGGAGGCCACTTTATGTAATCACGGTGAACTTTCCCAGTGACCTTCACCCCTGAGGAGGAATCATCAGTTTACACTTGCACAAGGCCAGAGGCagaagaagagacagaaaagtgaTTGTGatttaatgaaaacaaatgaggGGAAGGAGTCAGAGCGCATGAAAGTGTGGAGAAAAAgcagggaggaaagaaagatggaggtgaagaagaaaacaagtggacaagaggGAGTGGCATTTCCAATACATCCCACTCAAAGTCTGTGTTTACACCATCACTGAACTTAGAGGGAGCTGTCAGGAGGCGAGCCGCTCTTACCTTGGCGGGGATTTTGGCCGGATGGTTTTCAAGTATGAGTCTCTTGAGGTGTAAGATCCACATGCGCTTGTCTTGCTGTGATTTGGCCTGAGGGCAGAGCACAAAACATCAGAGGGAAGATAATATCAGACATGCAGTTTAAGAGGCGGTCGAGAGGGCTGCGATAAAACCCTTGAACATTGGGAACACGGCTTTCTTACGTCACACAGattagcttttatttttcagcacTTGTCCAAAACACAGTGGTTAGGTAACAACAATGGCTGCCATTAGCCTCTAAACACTCAACATGTCTGAGCAACTCAGCAAGGTGAGCCTGGACACCTGCAAATAATCATCACACTTTCTGATTGCACCCTTGCTGCACAGTTCAAACACTTCACACTTTGACTTTTGTTATGATATGCACTCTCTTATGTAACATTGCTGTACCTGGACTGTGTGCTGAAGTTTGGGATTCTTGTAGTGAAACACACTGAAACTCAGCGGTTCTTTAGGAATCACCTCCACCAGCATCAGGTTACAGCACTGCAGGAAAGAACAACAGGAAGtaaaaacactgttgcagagCAGAAACATCTGCATATTTCTATGTCTCTCTTGAGGACACAAGATGCTTCAAAGACACGACTGACCAGTATGTGAGCCTTGTACGTGTAGGTTTCCTCTCGTTTCTTGGTGATGAGGAGAAGCTTGTCAAACAGGAAGAGCGTTCTCTCATTTTTGGCTCGCTGCAGACGAAACGTTCCTTCGAGAACCAACTCTCCGTAGCCGATCAGGTCAGGGCCCTTCCAGTTGGTCAGCAGGCTCTGGATTTCCTGCAGAAAGCACAAAAATACAGGTAaatgtaactaactgcactccctgaagaaatattttcatatttttgtaaaaatgaaacagtgattccagagagaagcagacagaggggtctacagtctgtgtttgaaggatatatccaggatgtcaaactgactcagcagcaacaacaggttaaaaagacaaagatagttagaagctaaagccgaactataggctacagatcacagtgtaaaagtgaaccaccacatcgctgctgatcgccacacaagacgatgaatataaagggaaactttgctgatattgaaccagctgtgtggcatcgcagtgtgtgcagatgaacggtggtTGGCTtcgctgccagcacctggacctccacCGCTGGGCAGGCGGGGATCTCTGGAGGAAgccaaacaacattcatctgcacacactgtgatgacacacagctggtccAATATCATCAAAgattccctgcttcccttcactggttcctgtacagcaggatcggtctttttttcactgttataatcattaaaaagcaaaagcagcacgtgtatacattcagtaggctatatcttcagtagctagctagctaaccctacacttttcagggtttgattttggaacagggaagaaacgtatgtctttttccaacctctccaggtaacgagtatcattaatacatgacgtgccccagacacaacatttagctccaaatccacaaaaccagcctgaaaatgagggaaatctgaaacgactgtaTTAGAggcaatggagcacagctgtgttgttgtcggaccctggtctgaccCGGCTCgatgctatgttatgattggccTGTCTGTGTctaggggcgggacttagcgaagggtcaattgaaCAATTTACAAACTCTTGCACAATTTGTGCAGTATAAGTCTCACTGATCTTACTGAATGCTCAGTTCTTCCCAAACAGCCCCTcactgacagggaactgaactaaaagtgaaaatcATCTATCTCTCTTTAGagccactgacaaaaacagtaatttttcctcactgaacactgaagctgttggtctaccactgcctcgatctgTAATTTGTTGGTGTTACTGTGCGACTTAACTGACTCCAAACTAATcccttaaaacaccaaagtaaagAAAAACCCCTATGacttttggattcttcatttatTGTGAAGGCATGctggaaaaacaaagttttcttcatacATTCAATGTAACACGGGCGAGTATCTAATGTATAAATGTTCATTTGGAAAGGTGGGGTTTTAAAGATAGTGTGAAGGAGGATGCTAAAGGATGTCTGCTGTGCTACTGGATGAAGGGAGAAACAGACTATAACCAGAAGGTTAAGGACATGTTACAAACAGATTTGCAGGGGGgtaaacaaaaaagacaatgaagaggacaaaacaacaaaatgctgAAATCTCCACAGAGCCAATCCTTTCTCCAGAGCAAAGGCTTCCTCACACATTCCTGCATTCATCTGACCCTTCTGGCTCCCAGCTGATAAAAGAAACAAGCTTCCCTTTTATGTGCCCTCCTTATGCAAGGCCATCATTAGCCCAGTGGAAAGCGCAGCGACTTGCGTAAGACGTGGGGAGGATCAGAGCCTTGGCTGACTCAAAGCTAGACTCCACATAACTGTTCTGCAGAACAATAAAAGAATTGGCTCCTTGAAAAGGCTCGACACTGCCGCGTCTGTTTTTGTTAAAGGAATAATGAGAGACGTGGAAAGTGTGCAGGGTGAATCATGGAGGGGATCACACACTCGACATTTAGTGGACTCAGAGGCGTCGAACAAGTGGAAAACACCTGTTtgataatgaaatattttgcgTCAGGCTTTATTCTTATGTGTGCTTGTCGTACCTGCAACCTAACAGCGTGCTCGTGCTTCCTCTTCATGTCGTTGATGTGCCAGGCCACTCTCTGCATGGTGTCTATGGCTTCCTGCACAACCTCGTAGGTCTCTGTGTCCTTCTCCATGTGGTTGGCTA includes:
- the LOC117271299 gene encoding pleckstrin homology domain-containing family G member 1 isoform X1, coding for MPTDDYNYLPDALPPLPEVPDSGSALSSADIPSRCLRNPAFRHTSARYCSALSMDSSPDSAERPISYSSTSSSASSRDSHCSLGSRSTLVPTPHCNPVTSDRDSGAIRLELVPARQLGCGEEDDRNDGGMDTGRGQGRQDSGQTVTEHSEPEVSPEGGERTGQVQGPRTYVDRVVQEIMDTERTYVQDLRSIVEDYLECISNQSRLALSSEDKGSLFGNIQDIYHFNRDLLHDLEKCNADPVAIAECFVSKSEEFHIYTQYCTNYPRSVAVLTECMRNKALAKFFRERQESLRHSLPLGSYLLKPVQRILKYHLLLHEIANHMEKDTETYEVVQEAIDTMQRVAWHINDMKRKHEHAVRLQEIQSLLTNWKGPDLIGYGELVLEGTFRLQRAKNERTLFLFDKLLLITKKREETYTYKAHILCCNLMLVEVIPKEPLSFSVFHYKNPKLQHTVQAKSQQDKRMWILHLKRLILENHPAKIPAKAKQAILEMDAMHHPGFHYSPDGDKKDSPQTKEGPTPRRGRRKEPLSKLLKNAKQNAANTDGEKRISLGATLLSPMSQLALGTIGRSRSLINQSQESLDPGDHFDHSDREEEPHQQDADDEDDSGLGGGKRLRVPGKSSRKRLNPQASVDSIEQWKTFNMSSSDLQKARESLVRDGSRHPPLLRTPHVTEEPPDTPIPSVVITESENPVRNIWADHRARRAMFPTRQRTMQPDDEDEDIYQMFVPTEQSGPEPETPTERTEATSSPKTARPCSWHVEQVPTVQIDPPPDGSRVLRRASSAGEKATEARQSPDDDQTDHSNLEVIHTESSSNDISGSSSAEQLTIDDIENVYDNISYEDLKSMGLVRRDPEESRKETSADAQGSQAQAARVLNAPEVHAITEPLIEPDTSSDSNRSSTQEGRPFGPCELKIVEENIYDTICFREPPSAEPKGTNEGDKLQQERDSLLASEQDLTESLGGFVSEESLHFVEDEAPDTSHPVPCSSEPDYSSSSASETFSQRSQKGDKMSEQVDEIWNDLENYIKNNEKKADRFPAAFPVGATESPKKASSVKNSPTKSPPVISPQAASPPPKSPPAHQPKPPPVTSTPSFTIPVIQLPDPQSEGASAEENHSPGPAARPLPATPEPLPGTVKSIRNRLARLSSGSFRLEDDDLVELPQRSTPQRDIPLKELHSLFSGELAGLDSPLASSSLLLGESVDLDLMDKSKNRVFLMARQYSQKIKKANQLLRMRSMDPGDACSRARNEKKQKDLAAILEEKKQGGTAIGARIAEYSQLYDQVMFRDPSAPAGPHHSHPGLPSSPSMPETSLEEDWLHSTYSNGELASFVSSSSELNDARASSTPQRRLTSACSIPSLKTSPPSQTSPPSQRWSSCMSAPSEKEEHVYSSIKRHPSFNAPSTSSSKSSPSGHCQSLGSLGSQQQEKNQSGLKCNGPTVDRSTDRLHGPSLGHAGRQSSLPERSTQGQSDLTLHDGQQVVVLNRASALSILTATQNYLANFKDDGEDDDDYVEIRSEDESEQEQDRLAQRNGSSAALSNQSRGLAHSQSLPCTPVRSCDPLRSLNREELEKYLWSEPQQSQPKIVQSLREKFQCLSSSSFA
- the LOC117271299 gene encoding pleckstrin homology domain-containing family G member 1 isoform X2, yielding MDSSPDSAERPISYSSTSSSASSRDSHCSLGSRSTLVPTPHCNPVTSDRDSGAIRLELVPARQLGCGEEDDRNDGGMDTGRGQGRQDSGQTVTEHSEPEVSPEGGERTGQVQGPRTYVDRVVQEIMDTERTYVQDLRSIVEDYLECISNQSRLALSSEDKGSLFGNIQDIYHFNRDLLHDLEKCNADPVAIAECFVSKSEEFHIYTQYCTNYPRSVAVLTECMRNKALAKFFRERQESLRHSLPLGSYLLKPVQRILKYHLLLHEIANHMEKDTETYEVVQEAIDTMQRVAWHINDMKRKHEHAVRLQEIQSLLTNWKGPDLIGYGELVLEGTFRLQRAKNERTLFLFDKLLLITKKREETYTYKAHILCCNLMLVEVIPKEPLSFSVFHYKNPKLQHTVQAKSQQDKRMWILHLKRLILENHPAKIPAKAKQAILEMDAMHHPGFHYSPDGDKKDSPQTKEGPTPRRGRRKEPLSKLLKNAKQNAANTDGEKRISLGATLLSPMSQLALGTIGRSRSLINQSQESLDPGDHFDHSDREEEPHQQDADDEDDSGLGGGKRLRVPGKSSRKRLNPQASVDSIEQWKTFNMSSSDLQKARESLVRDGSRHPPLLRTPHVTEEPPDTPIPSVVITESENPVRNIWADHRARRAMFPTRQRTMQPDDEDEDIYQMFVPTEQSGPEPETPTERTEATSSPKTARPCSWHVEQVPTVQIDPPPDGSRVLRRASSAGEKATEARQSPDDDQTDHSNLEVIHTESSSNDISGSSSAEQLTIDDIENVYDNISYEDLKSMGLVRRDPEESRKETSADAQGSQAQAARVLNAPEVHAITEPLIEPDTSSDSNRSSTQEGRPFGPCELKIVEENIYDTICFREPPSAEPKGTNEGDKLQQERDSLLASEQDLTESLGGFVSEESLHFVEDEAPDTSHPVPCSSEPDYSSSSASETFSQRSQKGDKMSEQVDEIWNDLENYIKNNEKKADRFPAAFPVGATESPKKASSVKNSPTKSPPVISPQAASPPPKSPPAHQPKPPPVTSTPSFTIPVIQLPDPQSEGASAEENHSPGPAARPLPATPEPLPGTVKSIRNRLARLSSGSFRLEDDDLVELPQRSTPQRDIPLKELHSLFSGELAGLDSPLASSSLLLGESVDLDLMDKSKNRVFLMARQYSQKIKKANQLLRMRSMDPGDACSRARNEKKQKDLAAILEEKKQGGTAIGARIAEYSQLYDQVMFRDPSAPAGPHHSHPGLPSSPSMPETSLEEDWLHSTYSNGELASFVSSSSELNDARASSTPQRRLTSACSIPSLKTSPPSQTSPPSQRWSSCMSAPSEKEEHVYSSIKRHPSFNAPSTSSSKSSPSGHCQSLGSLGSQQQEKNQSGLKCNGPTVDRSTDRLHGPSLGHAGRQSSLPERSTQGQSDLTLHDGQQVVVLNRASALSILTATQNYLANFKDDGEDDDDYVEIRSEDESEQEQDRLAQRNGSSAALSNQSRGLAHSQSLPCTPVRSCDPLRSLNREELEKYLWSEPQQSQPKIVQSLREKFQCLSSSSFA